From the genome of Leptolyngbya iicbica LK, one region includes:
- the atpH gene encoding ATP synthase F1 subunit delta, whose translation MSATTISLEIADPYAQALMALAQDQNLEDQFGESAQEILDLLSASEELDRFLSNPLVAEESKKGVLEQISTDLNPLFKNFLKLLVDKGRIGFIAPILKRYQELLRQLRRTVLAEVTAAVELSEAQQDQIRQKVVAMTDAQHVDLAVTIDPTLLGGVIIKVGSQVVDASLRGQLRRLSMQLI comes from the coding sequence ATGAGTGCAACCACTATTTCTCTGGAAATCGCTGATCCTTATGCTCAGGCATTAATGGCTCTTGCTCAAGACCAGAATCTTGAAGATCAGTTCGGCGAAAGTGCACAAGAAATCTTAGATTTACTGTCTGCTTCTGAAGAGCTTGATCGGTTCCTGAGTAATCCTTTGGTAGCAGAGGAATCGAAAAAGGGAGTATTAGAGCAAATCTCAACCGACTTGAACCCACTCTTTAAGAACTTTTTGAAGTTGCTGGTGGATAAAGGTCGTATTGGATTCATTGCTCCAATCTTGAAACGCTATCAGGAGCTACTGCGTCAGTTAAGAAGAACTGTCCTAGCTGAGGTTACTGCGGCTGTCGAGTTGTCAGAGGCTCAGCAAGATCAGATTCGGCAGAAAGTAGTTGCGATGACTGATGCCCAGCACGTTGACTTAGCAGTCACTATTGACCCTACCTTATTGGGTGGAGTCATTATCAAGGTTGGTTCTCAGGTAGTGGATGCTAGTTTGCGCGGTCAGTTAAGGCGTTTAAGCATGCAGTTGATTTAA
- the atpA gene encoding F0F1 ATP synthase subunit alpha, with protein sequence MVAIRPDEISNIIKQQIEQYDQSVQVSNVGTVLQVGDGIARIYGLEKAMAGELLEFQDGTVGIALNLEEDNVGAVLMGAGYGIQEGSPVTATGKINSIPVGEALVGRVVDALARPIDGKGDIQTDETRLTESMAPGIIARKSVCEPMQTGITAIDAMIPIGRGQRELIIGDRQTGKTAVAIDTILNQKGEDVICVYVAVGQKAASVAQVVNTLQERGAMDYTIVVAANASDPAPLQYLAPYTGATLAEYFMYKGKHTLVIYDDLSKQAQAYRQMSLLLRRPPGREAYPGDVFYLHSRLLERAAKLSDELGGGSMTALPIIETQAGDVSAYIPTNVISITDGQIFLSSDLFNSGLRPAINAGISVSRVGGAAQIKAMKKVAGKLKLELAQFDELQAFSQFASDLDKATQDQLARGVRLRELLKQPQNSPLPVEEQIAIIYAGINGLLDDIPVDKITEFSKQLRDYLKTSKPRYAEIVKTEKKLTDELLEILKGAIEETKQAFMTAA encoded by the coding sequence ATGGTAGCTATCAGACCTGACGAGATCAGTAACATCATTAAGCAGCAAATTGAGCAGTATGACCAGTCTGTTCAAGTTTCTAATGTCGGCACCGTACTACAGGTAGGTGATGGTATTGCCCGCATTTATGGTCTTGAAAAAGCCATGGCAGGTGAGTTGCTAGAGTTCCAAGACGGAACCGTTGGCATTGCCTTGAACCTAGAAGAAGATAATGTCGGCGCGGTGCTCATGGGTGCTGGTTATGGCATTCAAGAAGGCAGTCCAGTGACCGCCACAGGAAAAATCAACTCAATTCCTGTTGGTGAGGCTTTGGTTGGGCGAGTAGTCGACGCTTTGGCTCGTCCTATTGATGGCAAAGGGGATATTCAAACCGATGAAACTCGACTCACTGAGTCCATGGCTCCTGGAATCATTGCTCGAAAGTCAGTCTGTGAACCCATGCAGACGGGCATCACCGCGATTGATGCCATGATTCCCATTGGTCGTGGCCAACGTGAGTTGATTATTGGCGATCGCCAGACCGGTAAAACGGCAGTGGCGATTGACACTATTTTGAACCAGAAGGGCGAAGACGTCATTTGTGTCTATGTTGCAGTTGGGCAAAAGGCTGCATCAGTGGCACAAGTTGTGAATACGCTGCAAGAGCGTGGGGCCATGGACTACACAATTGTTGTGGCGGCCAATGCTAGTGATCCCGCTCCGTTGCAGTATCTGGCACCCTATACAGGCGCGACCTTAGCCGAATACTTCATGTATAAGGGCAAGCATACCTTAGTGATTTACGATGACTTGTCTAAGCAAGCGCAAGCTTATCGCCAGATGTCGCTGTTGCTGCGTCGCCCACCCGGACGTGAAGCTTATCCTGGCGACGTGTTTTACTTGCACTCTCGTTTGTTAGAGCGGGCTGCTAAGCTCAGTGATGAGCTTGGCGGCGGTAGCATGACGGCTCTGCCAATCATCGAAACTCAAGCTGGCGACGTCTCCGCGTATATCCCAACGAACGTTATCTCGATTACTGACGGTCAAATCTTCTTATCATCTGACTTGTTTAACTCGGGCCTGCGCCCTGCAATCAATGCAGGGATTTCGGTATCCCGAGTCGGTGGGGCTGCTCAGATCAAGGCAATGAAGAAAGTCGCCGGTAAGTTAAAGCTGGAGCTAGCTCAATTTGACGAATTGCAGGCTTTTTCTCAGTTCGCATCTGATCTAGATAAAGCAACTCAAGATCAACTGGCGCGAGGGGTTCGCTTACGTGAGCTACTGAAGCAGCCTCAGAATTCACCTTTGCCTGTAGAAGAGCAAATTGCGATCATCTATGCCGGTATCAACGGATTATTAGACGATATTCCGGTCGATAAGATCACCGAGTTTTCTAAGCAGTTGAGAGACTATCTCAAGACTAGTAAGCCTCGTTATGCCGAGATTGTTAAGACTGAGAAGAAGCTCACTGATGAGCTGTTAGAAATTCTCAAAGGGGCCATTGAGGAAACTAAGCAAGCGTTCATGACAGCTGCTTAG
- a CDS encoding ATP synthase subunit I has protein sequence MSYVQIPSNSEISDAAETETLNIDSSGEDSMDSFYRLQAQLLRITIAFSAIVFVATCFTYSLHIGLNYLLGSCTGMVYLRMLSKNVEAIGRSSTRISSSRLALVAAMILVASQWNQLEVMPVFLGFLTYKAALIGYTIWAVVPGEK, from the coding sequence ATGAGCTACGTGCAGATTCCCTCAAATTCTGAAATATCTGATGCAGCAGAAACCGAAACGCTCAACATTGATTCTTCCGGAGAAGACTCAATGGATAGCTTTTACAGGTTACAGGCGCAACTATTAAGGATCACAATCGCTTTCTCGGCGATTGTTTTCGTTGCCACTTGCTTCACTTACTCTTTGCACATCGGACTCAACTACCTGCTTGGCTCATGCACAGGCATGGTTTACTTGAGAATGTTGTCCAAAAATGTTGAAGCAATAGGAAGAAGCTCGACTCGGATATCTAGCAGTCGACTGGCTCTCGTGGCAGCCATGATTTTGGTCGCCAGTCAATGGAACCAACTTGAAGTAATGCCTGTCTTTTTAGGCTTTTTGACTTATAAGGCTGCTCTTATCGGATACACCATATGGGCAGTTGTTCCCGGAGAGAAGTAA
- the atpE gene encoding ATP synthase F0 subunit C, with protein sequence MEPIVAVASVIAAALAVGLAAIGPGIGQGTAAGQAVEGIARQPEAEGKIRGTLLLSLAFMEALTIYGLVVALVLLFANPFS encoded by the coding sequence ATGGAACCTATTGTTGCTGTTGCATCCGTTATTGCTGCTGCATTAGCTGTCGGACTAGCAGCTATTGGCCCAGGAATTGGTCAAGGTACTGCAGCCGGTCAAGCAGTAGAAGGTATTGCTCGCCAGCCCGAAGCTGAAGGCAAAATCCGCGGTACGTTACTGCTCTCGCTAGCATTCATGGAAGCACTGACCATCTACGGTCTTGTTGTTGCCCTGGTTTTGCTCTTCGCGAATCCTTTTAGCTAA
- the apcA gene encoding allophycocyanin subunit alpha gives MSIVTKSIVNADAEARYLSPGELDRIKSFVTSGEKRLRIAQVLTESRERIVKQAGDQLFQKRPDVVSPGGNAYGEEMTATCLRDMDYYLRLITYGVVAGDVTPIEEIGLVGVREMYNSLGTPIPAVAESVRCMKAVASGLLSSEDAAEASAYFDYVVGAMQ, from the coding sequence ATGAGCATTGTCACGAAATCCATCGTGAACGCCGATGCAGAGGCCCGTTACCTCAGCCCCGGCGAATTAGACCGTATTAAGTCCTTTGTGACTTCTGGTGAAAAGCGTCTGCGGATCGCCCAGGTTTTGACTGAGTCGCGTGAGCGCATCGTTAAGCAAGCTGGCGATCAACTTTTCCAAAAGCGCCCTGATGTAGTTTCCCCTGGTGGAAATGCATATGGCGAAGAAATGACTGCAACTTGCTTGCGTGACATGGACTATTACCTGCGTCTCATCACCTACGGAGTGGTTGCAGGCGATGTCACCCCGATTGAAGAAATCGGCTTGGTTGGCGTGCGCGAAATGTACAACTCCCTCGGCACTCCCATTCCTGCAGTCGCAGAATCTGTTCGCTGCATGAAGGCGGTTGCTTCTGGTTTGTTGTCTAGTGAAGATGCAGCTGAAGCTTCTGCTTACTTTGACTATGTCGTTGGTGCAATGCAGTAA
- a CDS encoding F0F1 ATP synthase subunit B: MDSLSLLATEGSGFGLNFDLLETNLINLAIIWGVLFYFGSKFLGGTLSTRRATIEEAIRDAERRQQEAKQALSNQQANLEQAQSKAKEIVATARENATKVSEDILAQAKAEVEKMQAAADQDVTFQQEKVMRELRQRIAEIALERAEEELPSRLTPDLQTALVDKSIALLGD; encoded by the coding sequence ATGGATAGTCTGTCACTACTGGCAACCGAAGGAAGTGGCTTTGGTTTAAACTTTGACCTGCTGGAAACGAACTTAATAAACTTAGCCATTATTTGGGGAGTGCTGTTCTATTTTGGCAGCAAGTTTTTAGGGGGAACTCTGTCGACACGCCGAGCCACGATTGAGGAAGCTATTCGTGATGCAGAGCGTCGCCAGCAAGAAGCCAAACAAGCCTTAAGCAATCAACAAGCTAATCTCGAGCAGGCTCAATCGAAAGCAAAGGAAATTGTAGCCACAGCTAGAGAAAATGCGACTAAGGTGAGTGAGGACATTTTGGCTCAGGCAAAAGCCGAGGTTGAAAAGATGCAGGCTGCTGCAGATCAAGATGTTACTTTCCAACAGGAGAAAGTGATGAGAGAGTTAAGGCAGCGCATTGCTGAAATAGCTCTTGAGCGTGCTGAGGAGGAATTGCCTTCGCGATTGACTCCAGATCTTCAGACTGCTCTGGTCGATAAAAGTATTGCATTGCTAGGGGATTAA
- a CDS encoding F0F1 ATP synthase subunit B', producing the protein MSWTLLLAVEEGGGLFDINATLPLMAIQFLVLAVVLNKVFYKPLGDAIDSRDGYVNSSIVDAKEKLAKAETIAQQYEQELAESRRQAQAIIAEAQIEAEKVASQQIAAAQQEAQARKEQVQKEIDAEKASAFEVLEGQVAALTKQMLDKLLSAA; encoded by the coding sequence ATGAGTTGGACGTTGCTGCTAGCGGTTGAAGAGGGGGGTGGCCTTTTTGACATCAATGCCACACTTCCTTTGATGGCAATTCAGTTCCTGGTTTTGGCGGTAGTACTGAACAAGGTTTTCTACAAACCTTTGGGCGATGCCATTGATAGCAGGGACGGTTATGTAAATTCTAGTATTGTTGATGCCAAGGAAAAGTTGGCAAAAGCTGAGACAATAGCCCAGCAGTATGAGCAAGAGCTGGCTGAATCTCGTAGGCAGGCTCAAGCCATCATTGCCGAAGCGCAGATAGAAGCGGAGAAAGTTGCTAGTCAGCAAATTGCAGCGGCACAGCAAGAAGCTCAAGCCAGAAAAGAGCAAGTTCAGAAAGAAATTGATGCCGAAAAGGCTTCTGCTTTTGAAGTTTTAGAGGGTCAGGTTGCTGCTTTAACGAAGCAGATGTTGGACAAGCTTCTGAGTGCCGCTTGA
- a CDS encoding phycobilisome rod-core linker polypeptide, giving the protein MTLKASGGSVVARPQLYQTLPVATISQAEQQDRYMSKGELQELVSFFNSGGKRIAIAEALTRYSELIVSQAANRIFTGGSPLSYLERPPENDAPQMTMGGEVMDAAAATKLGTATYVDDDGGGIFEGLRSIFSVGTPTGPIPPGFRPINVSRYGPSNMQKSLRDMSWFLRYLSYAIVAGDPNIISVNVRGLREIIENACSTAATIVAIQTMRFAALRYFRSDEEASEIVSQYFDVLLSEFKAPTPSNKLRQRPSNDQQGLELPQIYFNAAERRPKFAMKPGLSILEKQAVVKAAYRQVFERDITRAYSLNLSDLESKVKNGEISMKEFIRRLCKSPLYRKNFFEPYINSRALELAFRHILGRAPSSREEVQEYFSVVSKGGLAALVDALVDSREYADYFGEETVPYLRGLGQEAQECRNWGPQFDLFNYSAPFRKVPQFITLFAAYDQPLPDQHVYGSGNDPLEIQFGAIFPKETRNPDATPAFFNKDTRRILIRRGAGIDNQLSNPAARPKAPGSLGPKVFKLDQVPATGNTQASVRFSESSTQAVINAAYRQVFGRDLYDGQRLKTAEIKLENGEITIREFIRSLAKSEVFRKMYWSSLYVMKAVEYIHRRLLGRPTYGRQETNKYFDICAKKGFYALVDAIIDSQEYNDAFGEDTIPYERYLTPAGLSMRTMRATTMADRGMAQNMPESTPRFVELGQVNSDRSQPDLQMRVAQGVSRQRQETKIFKLTNLADKPALKVIVQAAYRQIFERDVAPYVVQNEFTALESKLSNGEINLKEFIEGLGCSQLYLREFYAPYPNTKVIELGTKHFLGRAPVDQSEIRKYNQILATQGLRGFIQEMLSSPEYAECFGEDTVPYRRFPTLPAANFPNTERLYNQLTKQNKELVVPSFEPV; this is encoded by the coding sequence ATGACTCTAAAAGCTAGTGGCGGGAGCGTTGTGGCGCGCCCCCAGCTGTACCAAACGCTGCCAGTCGCGACTATCTCCCAAGCGGAACAACAAGACCGCTATATGAGTAAGGGAGAATTGCAGGAACTTGTTAGTTTCTTTAATTCGGGAGGTAAGCGGATCGCGATCGCTGAGGCGCTGACTCGATACTCCGAATTGATTGTGTCGCAAGCCGCTAACCGGATCTTCACAGGCGGTTCACCGCTCTCTTATTTGGAACGTCCACCTGAAAATGATGCCCCTCAGATGACTATGGGCGGCGAAGTCATGGATGCGGCAGCGGCGACCAAACTGGGAACTGCTACATACGTTGATGACGATGGTGGCGGAATCTTTGAAGGATTGCGGTCAATTTTTAGCGTTGGAACGCCTACTGGACCGATTCCACCGGGTTTTCGTCCGATTAATGTTTCTCGCTACGGCCCTAGCAATATGCAGAAGTCGCTGCGGGATATGAGCTGGTTTCTGCGATACCTCAGTTATGCGATCGTGGCTGGTGATCCCAACATCATCTCGGTCAATGTTCGCGGTCTGCGCGAAATTATTGAAAATGCGTGTTCGACTGCTGCCACAATTGTGGCCATTCAAACCATGCGGTTTGCGGCTTTGCGCTATTTCCGTAGCGATGAAGAAGCATCCGAGATTGTTTCTCAATACTTTGATGTTCTCCTGAGTGAGTTCAAGGCTCCAACCCCTTCGAATAAGTTGCGGCAGCGACCTTCCAATGATCAGCAAGGTTTAGAACTACCTCAGATCTATTTCAATGCAGCGGAACGGCGGCCTAAGTTCGCAATGAAGCCGGGACTTTCCATTTTGGAAAAGCAAGCGGTTGTCAAAGCGGCATATCGTCAGGTCTTTGAACGAGATATCACTCGTGCATACTCGCTTAACCTTAGTGACCTAGAGTCTAAGGTTAAGAATGGCGAGATCTCGATGAAAGAGTTTATTCGTCGCCTGTGTAAGTCTCCTTTGTATCGCAAGAACTTTTTTGAGCCCTACATTAATAGTCGTGCTCTTGAATTGGCGTTCCGCCATATTCTGGGTCGAGCACCGAGCTCTCGAGAAGAAGTTCAGGAGTACTTCTCTGTTGTTTCTAAGGGTGGTTTAGCTGCGTTGGTTGACGCCCTAGTCGATTCACGAGAGTACGCGGATTACTTTGGAGAAGAGACGGTTCCCTATCTGCGAGGCTTAGGTCAAGAGGCTCAGGAATGCCGTAACTGGGGACCGCAGTTTGATCTGTTTAATTACAGTGCGCCTTTCCGCAAAGTGCCTCAGTTTATTACGCTGTTTGCGGCTTATGACCAACCTCTGCCGGATCAACATGTTTACGGCTCTGGTAACGATCCCTTAGAAATTCAGTTTGGCGCAATCTTTCCTAAGGAAACCCGTAATCCGGATGCGACCCCCGCGTTCTTCAACAAGGACACTCGTCGTATCTTGATTCGGCGTGGCGCAGGCATTGACAATCAATTGAGTAACCCAGCGGCCCGGCCCAAAGCTCCAGGTTCTTTGGGGCCGAAAGTCTTTAAGCTAGACCAAGTGCCAGCTACGGGGAATACTCAGGCGAGTGTTCGGTTCTCTGAAAGTTCGACGCAGGCGGTGATCAATGCCGCTTATCGTCAGGTGTTTGGCCGCGATTTGTATGATGGGCAACGACTGAAGACCGCAGAAATTAAGCTGGAAAATGGTGAAATTACGATTCGTGAGTTCATCCGTAGCTTGGCGAAGTCAGAAGTCTTCCGCAAGATGTATTGGTCTTCTCTATATGTGATGAAGGCGGTTGAATATATCCATCGACGTTTGCTGGGTCGGCCTACTTATGGTCGTCAAGAGACCAACAAATATTTCGACATCTGTGCGAAGAAGGGCTTTTATGCGTTGGTCGACGCCATTATTGACAGCCAAGAATACAATGATGCTTTTGGGGAAGATACGATTCCCTACGAGCGTTATTTGACTCCTGCTGGGTTGTCGATGCGGACTATGCGGGCGACGACAATGGCCGATCGCGGTATGGCTCAAAACATGCCAGAATCGACGCCTCGGTTTGTTGAACTTGGGCAAGTTAATAGCGATCGCTCACAGCCCGACTTGCAAATGCGGGTGGCTCAAGGCGTTAGCCGTCAGCGTCAAGAGACTAAGATCTTCAAGCTCACCAATTTGGCTGATAAGCCAGCGTTGAAAGTGATTGTTCAAGCTGCCTATCGGCAAATTTTTGAGCGTGACGTTGCGCCTTACGTGGTGCAAAACGAGTTTACGGCGCTCGAAAGTAAACTCAGTAACGGTGAAATCAACCTGAAAGAATTCATTGAAGGGCTGGGATGTTCGCAGCTGTATCTGCGTGAGTTTTACGCTCCTTATCCCAACACCAAGGTGATTGAGTTGGGAACCAAGCACTTCCTAGGTCGCGCACCGGTGGATCAGAGCGAGATTCGCAAGTACAACCAAATTCTGGCGACTCAAGGTCTGAGGGGCTTTATTCAGGAGATGCTGAGCAGTCCTGAGTATGCTGAGTGTTTTGGTGAAGATACCGTTCCTTATCGGCGCTTCCCCACGTTGCCAGCAGCCAACTTCCCCAATACTGAGCGGCTGTACAACCAGTTGACTAAGCAAAATAAAGAGCTGGTTGTGCCCAGTTTCGAGCCTGTTTAG
- the atpB gene encoding F0F1 ATP synthase subunit A translates to MTTPLLLAELEVGEHFYWKVAGLSIHGQVFITSWFVIALLLLFSVLATRKIERIPSGLQNFMEYALEYIRDLAKGQIGEKEYRPWVPFVGTLFLFIFVSNWSGALVPWKLIHLPGGELAAPTNDINTTVALALLTSLAYFYAGFRKRGLGYFARYIEPTPILLPINILEDFTKPLSLSFRLFGNILADELVVAVLVLLVPLFVPLPVMVLGLFTSAIQALIFATLAAVYIGEAMEGHGEEEHG, encoded by the coding sequence ATGACGACGCCATTGCTATTGGCTGAGCTGGAAGTTGGGGAACACTTTTATTGGAAAGTTGCAGGTCTCAGCATTCACGGCCAAGTCTTTATAACATCTTGGTTTGTCATTGCTTTGTTGCTCTTGTTTTCTGTTCTAGCAACTCGAAAAATCGAGCGGATTCCATCGGGATTGCAAAATTTTATGGAGTACGCGCTGGAGTACATTCGCGACTTGGCAAAGGGTCAAATTGGCGAAAAAGAGTATCGCCCTTGGGTTCCTTTTGTGGGAACCTTGTTTTTGTTCATTTTTGTCTCGAATTGGTCTGGGGCTTTGGTGCCTTGGAAGTTAATCCATCTCCCTGGTGGTGAATTAGCTGCTCCCACGAACGATATCAATACGACTGTGGCACTTGCTTTATTGACCTCGCTAGCGTACTTCTACGCTGGCTTCAGAAAGCGTGGTTTGGGGTACTTTGCTCGCTATATTGAGCCAACTCCTATCCTGTTGCCAATCAATATTTTGGAAGATTTCACCAAGCCTTTATCGCTAAGCTTCCGTCTCTTCGGGAATATTCTGGCAGATGAACTGGTAGTTGCTGTTTTGGTACTGTTAGTGCCTCTATTCGTGCCTTTACCGGTGATGGTTTTGGGTCTGTTTACTAGTGCCATCCAGGCACTGATTTTTGCGACCCTCGCTGCCGTTTACATTGGAGAAGCGATGGAAGGCCATGGTGAAGAAGAGCATGGATAG
- a CDS encoding F0F1 ATP synthase subunit gamma — protein sequence MANLKAIRDRIKSVKNTRKITEAMRLVATAKVRRAQEQVIATRPFADRLAQVLHGLQTRLKFEDVDLPLLQERPVEKVALLVISGDRGLCGGYNGNVIRRAEKRAQELTGSNIEYTYILVGRKAVQYFNRREQPIDSKFTELEQIPTAEEASQIADQLLSLFLSGTVDRVELVYTKFVSLVSSRPVVQTLLPLDPQGLEAEDDEIFRLITRSGRIDVTREKVAVGDRALPKDMLFEQDPVQILDALLPLYFSNQILRALQEAAASELAARMTAMNNASDNASQLVKSLTLDYNKARQAAITQEILEIVGGAEALG from the coding sequence ATGGCTAACCTAAAAGCAATTCGAGATCGCATTAAGTCGGTAAAAAATACCCGCAAGATTACAGAAGCAATGCGTCTGGTCGCAACCGCTAAGGTGCGTCGGGCTCAAGAACAGGTGATTGCTACTCGTCCGTTTGCCGATCGCTTGGCTCAGGTCTTGCATGGTTTACAAACACGACTCAAGTTTGAAGACGTTGATTTGCCCCTGCTGCAAGAGCGTCCGGTAGAAAAAGTTGCATTGCTAGTTATTTCAGGCGATCGCGGTTTGTGTGGTGGCTATAACGGCAATGTCATTCGGCGAGCGGAAAAACGGGCTCAAGAACTTACTGGCAGCAACATTGAGTACACCTACATCTTGGTAGGTCGTAAGGCGGTTCAGTATTTTAATCGCCGAGAACAGCCGATTGATTCTAAGTTCACTGAGTTAGAGCAAATTCCCACAGCGGAAGAAGCTTCCCAGATTGCTGATCAGCTCTTGTCGCTGTTTTTATCCGGCACTGTTGATCGAGTCGAACTGGTATATACGAAGTTTGTTTCGTTGGTCAGCTCTCGTCCGGTCGTTCAAACTCTACTGCCCCTAGACCCTCAGGGATTAGAAGCTGAAGATGACGAAATCTTCCGCTTAATTACCCGCAGTGGTCGTATTGACGTCACTCGTGAGAAGGTTGCTGTCGGCGATCGCGCTTTGCCAAAAGATATGCTGTTTGAGCAAGATCCTGTGCAGATTCTGGATGCTTTGCTACCGCTGTACTTTAGCAATCAGATTTTGCGGGCACTGCAAGAAGCGGCAGCGAGCGAGTTGGCAGCTCGGATGACAGCGATGAACAATGCCAGTGATAATGCCAGCCAATTGGTGAAATCTTTGACGTTGGACTACAACAAGGCTCGTCAGGCCGCAATTACCCAGGAAATCCTGGAAATTGTGGGTGGTGCCGAAGCCTT